Proteins from one Epinephelus moara isolate mb chromosome 1, YSFRI_EMoa_1.0, whole genome shotgun sequence genomic window:
- the LOC126395092 gene encoding intestinal mucin-like protein isoform X22 → MLYNRTDGLGWCYTVYCNVSCQIETKTNPCATPSTTVPVSPTTPSTTPSTTIVDCSHLVPPRQNGDTWQVDNCTTATCIDGKVVETPHVCATEKPVICANGRTPVKVYDDDGCCSHDECECVCSVWSENHYKTFDGKSYDFYENCSYYLVKEIIPKYNLTIILNNRECSPSDSSFCPKSLTITYESYTVVLTQLKIGETVTFAVYVNQKRVYPAYSNSALRITGTDMAVTLNIPEINTEVIYRESSFSIEIPNSLFGGKTEGQCGTCDNSQTNDCRSPNGQVESCSDSAGQWHVPGTPCVAPTTPPTTTSAPGTTPKRPQTTTPSPCRPAICDILTGSVFEKCHSVISPGDFVKSCVSDNCNYENKTCTSLEAYAAECSNAGVCIDWRNATNGQCEHKCPDNKVYRACGPDVEPTCNDRYNQRFQANDSTNYNKEGCFCPHGTTKFNTVYDTCVTSCDCVGPNGKPKLPGETWVSDCHNCVCDKDSMSIQCEPIKCTEEETNDCSEPGQEMVNVTEGCCTKRRCECNVNLCPKAPTCDLGFELNTTNDGVCCQSFECVPKGVCVYDMTEYEPGEKIPTDEEPTEQPGTTAGPSGTTRAPSGTQGPSGTQGPSGTQGPSGTTRAPSGTQGPSGTQGPSGTQGPSGTQGPSGTQGPSGTQGPSGTQGPSGTQGPSGTQGPSGTTRAPSGTQGPSGTQGPLGTRGPSGTTRTPSGTTRAPFKPGPCQECYCGPKMDPVTKLNIITCTPIVCDTNCADGYEYEADPKKCCGKCVQKSCIFTTPDNTMKVIEVNGTYVPPGDKCVKYTCEKINGQFFTKETTTSCPHYDPSECEPGTETTDANGCCKSCKLKSVCEVKSKETVIEVNNCRSPQPVNMTSCAGQCGSSSIYSAAANTMMHQCECCREAKTSQRQVELTCADGSKVQHSYTMVETCSCAKAECVPGVTSKPQRRRRR, encoded by the exons ATGTTATACAACCGCACTGATGGCCTGGGGTGGTGTTACACTGTATATTGCAATGTAAGTTGTCAAATTGAGACCAAGACCAATCCATGTGCAACACCATCTACAACTGTTCCTGTCTCTCCTACCACTCCATCAACAACCCCATCTACAACTATCGTGGACTGCAGTCATTTGGTTCCACCACGACAG AATGGAGACACCTGGCAGGTCGACAACTGCACCACAGCTACCTGTATCGATGGCAAAGTCGTGGAGACACCTCATGTCTGTGCCACAGAAAAACCAGTCATCTGTGCCAATGGACGCACACCTGTCAAAGTCTATGATGATGACGGATGCTGTTCCCACGATGAATGTGAAT GTGTGTGCAGTGTCTGGTCTGAAAACCACTACAAGACATTCGACGGAAAATCATACGATTTCTACGAGAACTGCTCCTACTATCTGGTCAAAGAGATTATACCCAAATATAACCTGACTATTATATTAAATAACCGTGAGTGTAGCCCTTCAGACAGCTCTTTCTGTCCCAAGTCTCTCACTATTACATACGAATCCTATACGGTGGTGTTGACTCAGTTGAAGATTGGAGAAACAGTAACTTTTGCG GTGTATGTGAATCAGAAACGTGTCTATCCTGCCTACAGCAATTCTGCCCTACGCATCACCGGCACAGATATGGCGGTCACATTGAATATACCGGAAATCAACACAGAAGTGATCTATAGGGAATCCTCATTCAGCATTGAGATTCCTAATTCCCTCTTTGGCGGCAAAACTGAGGGACAGTGTG GAACCTGTGACAACTCCCAGACAAACGACTGTCGTTCTCCAAATGGCCAGGTGGAAAGCTGCTCAGACTCTGCAGGCCAGTGGCACGTCCCAGGTACACCCTGTGTCGCCCCAACAACCCCACCAACGACTACGTCAGCACCCGGGACCACCCCAAAACGTCCACAAACGACAACACCGTCCCCTTGCAGACCTGCCATTTGTGATATCCTAACTGGCAG TGTTTTTGAGAAGTGCCACTCAGTTATATCCCCAGGAGATTTTGTGAAATCCTGTGTGTCTGACAATTGCAACTATGAAAACAAAACCTGCACCAGCCTGGAGGCTTATGCCGCTGAGTGTTCTAATGCAGGAGTCTGTATCGACTGGAGGAATGCTACTAACGGGCAGTGTG AGCACAAGTGTCCAGATAACAAAGTGTACAGGGCCTGTGGACCTGATGTAGAGCCTACTTGCAATGACAG ATATAACCAAAGGTTCCAGGCAAATGACAGCACTAACTACAATAAGGAGGGTTGCTTCTGTCCTCATGGCACCACAAAGTTCAACACAGTCTATGACACATGTGTTACCTCCTGCG ATTGTGTTGGACCTAATGGAAAACCCAAACTG CCTGGTGAAACATGGGTAAGTGACTGccacaactgtgtgtgtgacaaggATTCAATGAGCATCCAGTGCGAGCCTATTAAGTGCACAGAAGAAGAGACCAACGACTGCAGCGAACCTGGTCAGGAGATGGTCAACGTGACAGAGGGATGCTGCACAAAACGTAGATGTG AATGCAACGTCAACCTGTGTCCCAAAGCTCCCACTTGCGACTTGGGCTTCGAACTCAACACCACCAATGACGGCGTCTGTTGCCAATCCTTCGAGTGCG ttCCTAAAGGTGTATGTGTCTACGACATGACTGAGTACGAG CCTGGTGAGAAGATACCCACTGATGAAGAGCCAACAGAAcaaccaggaacaacagcaggGCCATCAGGAACAACAAGAGCGCCATCAGGAACACAAGGTCCATCAGGAACACAAGGACCATCAGGAACACAAGGACCATCAGGAACAACAAGAGCACCATCAGGAACACAGGGTCCATCAGGAACGCAAGGACCATCAGGAACACAAGGACCATCAGGAACACAAG GACCATCAGGAACACAAGGCCCATCAGGAACACAAGGACCATCAGGAACACAAG GTCCATCAGGAACACAAGGACCATCAGGAACACAGGGACCATCCGGAACAACAAGAGCACCATCAGGAACACAGGGACCATCAGGAACACAAGGTCCATTGGGAACACGGGGACCCTCAGGAACAACAAGAACTCCATCAGGAACAACAAGAGCACCTTTCAAACCTGGACCCTGCCAGGAGTGTTACTGTGGCCCCAAAATGGATCCTGTCACCAAACTCAACATCATTACCTGCACACCTATTGTCTGCGACACAAATTGCGCTGAT GGTTACGAATATGAGGCTGATCCCAAAAAGTGCTGCGGAAAGTGTGTTCAGAAGAGCTGTATTTTCACCACACCTGACAACACAATGAAAGTCATTGAG GTCAATGGCACTTACGTTCCACCTGGTGACAAGTGTGTGAAATACACCTGTGAGAAGATCAATGGACAGTTTTTCACCAAGGAAACCACGACCTCTTGTCCACACTATGACCCCTCTGAGTGTGAACCT GGCACCGAGACAACTGACGCTAATGGATGCTGCAAGAGCT gcaAGCTGAAGAGCGTCTGTGAGGTCAAGAGTAAGGAGACAGTCATCGAGGTGAACAACTGCAGGAGCCCGCAGCCCGTCAACATGACGTCCTGCGCCGGACAATGTGGAAGCTCGTCCAT ataCTCTGCAGCAGCTAACACCATGATGCACCAGTGCGAGTGTTGCCGAGAAGCCAAAACCAGTCAGAGGCAGGTGGAGCTGACCTGCGCCGACGGCTCCAAGGTCCAGCACAGCTACACCATGGTGGAGACGTGCAGCTGCGCCAAAGCAGAGTGTGTGCCAGGAGTAACATCCAAACCACAGCGCCGCAGGAGGCGTTGA
- the LOC126395092 gene encoding intestinal mucin-like protein isoform X24 produces the protein MLYNRTDGLGWCYTVYCNVSCQIETKTNPCATPSTTVPVSPTTPSTTPSTTIVDCSHLVPPRQNGDTWQVDNCTTATCIDGKVVETPHVCATEKPVICANGRTPVKVYDDDGCCSHDECECVCSVWSENHYKTFDGKSYDFYENCSYYLVKEIIPKYNLTIILNNRECSPSDSSFCPKSLTITYESYTVVLTQLKIGETVTFAVYVNQKRVYPAYSNSALRITGTDMAVTLNIPEINTEVIYRESSFSIEIPNSLFGGKTEGQCGTCDNSQTNDCRSPNGQVESCSDSAGQWHVPGTPCVAPTTPPTTTSAPGTTPKRPQTTTPSPCRPAICDILTGSVFEKCHSVISPGDFVKSCVSDNCNYENKTCTSLEAYAAECSNAGVCIDWRNATNGQCEHKCPDNKVYRACGPDVEPTCNDRYNQRFQANDSTNYNKEGCFCPHGTTKFNTVYDTCVTSCDCVGPNGKPKLPGETWVSDCHNCVCDKDSMSIQCEPIKCTEEETNDCSEPGQEMVNVTEGCCTKRRCECNVNLCPKAPTCDLGFELNTTNDGVCCQSFECVPKGVCVYDMTEYEPGEKIPTDEEPTEQPGTTAGPSGTTRAPSGTQGPSGTQGPSGTQGPSGTTRAPSGTQGPSGTQGPSGTQGPSGTQGPSGTQGPSGTQGPSGTQGPSGTQGPSGTTRAPSGTQGPSGTQGPLGTRGPSGTTRTPSGTTRAPFKPGPCQECYCGPKMDPVTKLNIITCTPIVCDTNCADGYEYEADPKKCCGKCVQKSCIFTTPDNTMKVIEVNGTYVPPGDKCVKYTCEKINGQFFTKETTTSCPHYDPSECEPGTETTDANGCCKSCKLKSVCEVKSKETVIEVNNCRSPQPVNMTSCAGQCGSSSIYSAAANTMMHQCECCREAKTSQRQVELTCADGSKVQHSYTMVETCSCAKAECVPGVTSKPQRRRRR, from the exons ATGTTATACAACCGCACTGATGGCCTGGGGTGGTGTTACACTGTATATTGCAATGTAAGTTGTCAAATTGAGACCAAGACCAATCCATGTGCAACACCATCTACAACTGTTCCTGTCTCTCCTACCACTCCATCAACAACCCCATCTACAACTATCGTGGACTGCAGTCATTTGGTTCCACCACGACAG AATGGAGACACCTGGCAGGTCGACAACTGCACCACAGCTACCTGTATCGATGGCAAAGTCGTGGAGACACCTCATGTCTGTGCCACAGAAAAACCAGTCATCTGTGCCAATGGACGCACACCTGTCAAAGTCTATGATGATGACGGATGCTGTTCCCACGATGAATGTGAAT GTGTGTGCAGTGTCTGGTCTGAAAACCACTACAAGACATTCGACGGAAAATCATACGATTTCTACGAGAACTGCTCCTACTATCTGGTCAAAGAGATTATACCCAAATATAACCTGACTATTATATTAAATAACCGTGAGTGTAGCCCTTCAGACAGCTCTTTCTGTCCCAAGTCTCTCACTATTACATACGAATCCTATACGGTGGTGTTGACTCAGTTGAAGATTGGAGAAACAGTAACTTTTGCG GTGTATGTGAATCAGAAACGTGTCTATCCTGCCTACAGCAATTCTGCCCTACGCATCACCGGCACAGATATGGCGGTCACATTGAATATACCGGAAATCAACACAGAAGTGATCTATAGGGAATCCTCATTCAGCATTGAGATTCCTAATTCCCTCTTTGGCGGCAAAACTGAGGGACAGTGTG GAACCTGTGACAACTCCCAGACAAACGACTGTCGTTCTCCAAATGGCCAGGTGGAAAGCTGCTCAGACTCTGCAGGCCAGTGGCACGTCCCAGGTACACCCTGTGTCGCCCCAACAACCCCACCAACGACTACGTCAGCACCCGGGACCACCCCAAAACGTCCACAAACGACAACACCGTCCCCTTGCAGACCTGCCATTTGTGATATCCTAACTGGCAG TGTTTTTGAGAAGTGCCACTCAGTTATATCCCCAGGAGATTTTGTGAAATCCTGTGTGTCTGACAATTGCAACTATGAAAACAAAACCTGCACCAGCCTGGAGGCTTATGCCGCTGAGTGTTCTAATGCAGGAGTCTGTATCGACTGGAGGAATGCTACTAACGGGCAGTGTG AGCACAAGTGTCCAGATAACAAAGTGTACAGGGCCTGTGGACCTGATGTAGAGCCTACTTGCAATGACAG ATATAACCAAAGGTTCCAGGCAAATGACAGCACTAACTACAATAAGGAGGGTTGCTTCTGTCCTCATGGCACCACAAAGTTCAACACAGTCTATGACACATGTGTTACCTCCTGCG ATTGTGTTGGACCTAATGGAAAACCCAAACTG CCTGGTGAAACATGGGTAAGTGACTGccacaactgtgtgtgtgacaaggATTCAATGAGCATCCAGTGCGAGCCTATTAAGTGCACAGAAGAAGAGACCAACGACTGCAGCGAACCTGGTCAGGAGATGGTCAACGTGACAGAGGGATGCTGCACAAAACGTAGATGTG AATGCAACGTCAACCTGTGTCCCAAAGCTCCCACTTGCGACTTGGGCTTCGAACTCAACACCACCAATGACGGCGTCTGTTGCCAATCCTTCGAGTGCG ttCCTAAAGGTGTATGTGTCTACGACATGACTGAGTACGAG CCTGGTGAGAAGATACCCACTGATGAAGAGCCAACAGAAcaaccaggaacaacagcaggGCCATCAGGAACAACAAGAGCGCCATCAGGAACACAAGGTCCATCAGGAACACAAGGACCATCAGGAACACAAGGACCATCAGGAACAACAAGAGCACCATCAGGAACACAGGGTCCATCAGGAACGCAAGGACCATCAGGAACACAAGGACCATCAGGAACACAAG GACCATCAGGAACACAAGGCCCATCAGGAACACAAGGACCATCAGGAACACAAG GACCATCAGGAACACAGGGACCATCCGGAACAACAAGAGCACCATCAGGAACACAGGGACCATCAGGAACACAAGGTCCATTGGGAACACGGGGACCCTCAGGAACAACAAGAACTCCATCAGGAACAACAAGAGCACCTTTCAAACCTGGACCCTGCCAGGAGTGTTACTGTGGCCCCAAAATGGATCCTGTCACCAAACTCAACATCATTACCTGCACACCTATTGTCTGCGACACAAATTGCGCTGAT GGTTACGAATATGAGGCTGATCCCAAAAAGTGCTGCGGAAAGTGTGTTCAGAAGAGCTGTATTTTCACCACACCTGACAACACAATGAAAGTCATTGAG GTCAATGGCACTTACGTTCCACCTGGTGACAAGTGTGTGAAATACACCTGTGAGAAGATCAATGGACAGTTTTTCACCAAGGAAACCACGACCTCTTGTCCACACTATGACCCCTCTGAGTGTGAACCT GGCACCGAGACAACTGACGCTAATGGATGCTGCAAGAGCT gcaAGCTGAAGAGCGTCTGTGAGGTCAAGAGTAAGGAGACAGTCATCGAGGTGAACAACTGCAGGAGCCCGCAGCCCGTCAACATGACGTCCTGCGCCGGACAATGTGGAAGCTCGTCCAT ataCTCTGCAGCAGCTAACACCATGATGCACCAGTGCGAGTGTTGCCGAGAAGCCAAAACCAGTCAGAGGCAGGTGGAGCTGACCTGCGCCGACGGCTCCAAGGTCCAGCACAGCTACACCATGGTGGAGACGTGCAGCTGCGCCAAAGCAGAGTGTGTGCCAGGAGTAACATCCAAACCACAGCGCCGCAGGAGGCGTTGA
- the LOC126395092 gene encoding intestinal mucin-like protein isoform X11 translates to MLYNRTDGLGWCYTVYCNVSCQIETKTNPCATPSTTVPVSPTTPSTTPSTTIVDCSHLVPPRQNGDTWQVDNCTTATCIDGKVVETPHVCATEKPVICANGRTPVKVYDDDGCCSHDECECVCSVWSENHYKTFDGKSYDFYENCSYYLVKEIIPKYNLTIILNNRECSPSDSSFCPKSLTITYESYTVVLTQLKIGETVTFAVYVNQKRVYPAYSNSALRITGTDMAVTLNIPEINTEVIYRESSFSIEIPNSLFGGKTEGQCGTCDNSQTNDCRSPNGQVESCSDSAGQWHVPGTPCVAPTTPPTTTSAPGTTPKRPQTTTPSPCRPAICDILTGSVFEKCHSVISPGDFVKSCVSDNCNYENKTCTSLEAYAAECSNAGVCIDWRNATNGQCEHKCPDNKVYRACGPDVEPTCNDRYNQRFQANDSTNYNKEGCFCPHGTTKFNTVYDTCVTSCDCVGPNGKPKLPGETWVSDCHNCVCDKDSMSIQCEPIKCTEEETNDCSEPGQEMVNVTEGCCTKRRCECNVNLCPKAPTCDLGFELNTTNDGVCCQSFECVPKGVCVYDMTEYEPGEKIPTDEEPTEQPGTTAGPSGTTRAPSGTQGPSGTQGPSGTQGPSGTTRAPSGTQGPSGTQGPSGTQGPSGTQGPSGTQGPSGTQGPSGTQGPSGTQGPSGTQGPSGTTRAPSGTQGPSGTQGPLGTQGPSGTQGPSGTQGPSGTQGPSGTQGPSGTQGPSGTTRAPSGTQGPSGTQGPLGTRGPSGTTRTPSGTTRAPFKPGPCQECYCGPKMDPVTKLNIITCTPIVCDTNCADGYEYEADPKKCCGKCVQKSCIFTTPDNTMKVIEVNGTYVPPGDKCVKYTCEKINGQFFTKETTTSCPHYDPSECEPGTETTDANGCCKSCKLKSVCEVKSKETVIEVNNCRSPQPVNMTSCAGQCGSSSIYSAAANTMMHQCECCREAKTSQRQVELTCADGSKVQHSYTMVETCSCAKAECVPGVTSKPQRRRRR, encoded by the exons ATGTTATACAACCGCACTGATGGCCTGGGGTGGTGTTACACTGTATATTGCAATGTAAGTTGTCAAATTGAGACCAAGACCAATCCATGTGCAACACCATCTACAACTGTTCCTGTCTCTCCTACCACTCCATCAACAACCCCATCTACAACTATCGTGGACTGCAGTCATTTGGTTCCACCACGACAG AATGGAGACACCTGGCAGGTCGACAACTGCACCACAGCTACCTGTATCGATGGCAAAGTCGTGGAGACACCTCATGTCTGTGCCACAGAAAAACCAGTCATCTGTGCCAATGGACGCACACCTGTCAAAGTCTATGATGATGACGGATGCTGTTCCCACGATGAATGTGAAT GTGTGTGCAGTGTCTGGTCTGAAAACCACTACAAGACATTCGACGGAAAATCATACGATTTCTACGAGAACTGCTCCTACTATCTGGTCAAAGAGATTATACCCAAATATAACCTGACTATTATATTAAATAACCGTGAGTGTAGCCCTTCAGACAGCTCTTTCTGTCCCAAGTCTCTCACTATTACATACGAATCCTATACGGTGGTGTTGACTCAGTTGAAGATTGGAGAAACAGTAACTTTTGCG GTGTATGTGAATCAGAAACGTGTCTATCCTGCCTACAGCAATTCTGCCCTACGCATCACCGGCACAGATATGGCGGTCACATTGAATATACCGGAAATCAACACAGAAGTGATCTATAGGGAATCCTCATTCAGCATTGAGATTCCTAATTCCCTCTTTGGCGGCAAAACTGAGGGACAGTGTG GAACCTGTGACAACTCCCAGACAAACGACTGTCGTTCTCCAAATGGCCAGGTGGAAAGCTGCTCAGACTCTGCAGGCCAGTGGCACGTCCCAGGTACACCCTGTGTCGCCCCAACAACCCCACCAACGACTACGTCAGCACCCGGGACCACCCCAAAACGTCCACAAACGACAACACCGTCCCCTTGCAGACCTGCCATTTGTGATATCCTAACTGGCAG TGTTTTTGAGAAGTGCCACTCAGTTATATCCCCAGGAGATTTTGTGAAATCCTGTGTGTCTGACAATTGCAACTATGAAAACAAAACCTGCACCAGCCTGGAGGCTTATGCCGCTGAGTGTTCTAATGCAGGAGTCTGTATCGACTGGAGGAATGCTACTAACGGGCAGTGTG AGCACAAGTGTCCAGATAACAAAGTGTACAGGGCCTGTGGACCTGATGTAGAGCCTACTTGCAATGACAG ATATAACCAAAGGTTCCAGGCAAATGACAGCACTAACTACAATAAGGAGGGTTGCTTCTGTCCTCATGGCACCACAAAGTTCAACACAGTCTATGACACATGTGTTACCTCCTGCG ATTGTGTTGGACCTAATGGAAAACCCAAACTG CCTGGTGAAACATGGGTAAGTGACTGccacaactgtgtgtgtgacaaggATTCAATGAGCATCCAGTGCGAGCCTATTAAGTGCACAGAAGAAGAGACCAACGACTGCAGCGAACCTGGTCAGGAGATGGTCAACGTGACAGAGGGATGCTGCACAAAACGTAGATGTG AATGCAACGTCAACCTGTGTCCCAAAGCTCCCACTTGCGACTTGGGCTTCGAACTCAACACCACCAATGACGGCGTCTGTTGCCAATCCTTCGAGTGCG ttCCTAAAGGTGTATGTGTCTACGACATGACTGAGTACGAG CCTGGTGAGAAGATACCCACTGATGAAGAGCCAACAGAAcaaccaggaacaacagcaggGCCATCAGGAACAACAAGAGCGCCATCAGGAACACAAGGTCCATCAGGAACACAAGGACCATCAGGAACACAAGGACCATCAGGAACAACAAGAGCACCATCAGGAACACAGGGTCCATCAGGAACGCAAGGACCATCAGGAACACAAGGACCATCAGGAACACAAGGCCCATCAGGAACACAAGGA CCATCAGGAACACAAGGACCATCAGGAACACAAGGTCCATCAGGAACACAAGGACCAT CAGGAACACAGGGACCATCCGGAACAACAAGAGCACCATCAGGAACACAGGGACCATCAGGAACACAAGGTCCACTGGGAACACAGGGTCCATCAGGAACACAGGGACCATCAGGTACACAAGGTCCATCGGGAACACAGGGTCCATCAGGAACACAGG GACCATCAGGAACACAGGGACCATCCGGAACAACAAGAGCACCATCAGGAACACAGGGACCATCAGGAACACAAGGTCCATTGGGAACACGGGGACCCTCAGGAACAACAAGAACTCCATCAGGAACAACAAGAGCACCTTTCAAACCTGGACCCTGCCAGGAGTGTTACTGTGGCCCCAAAATGGATCCTGTCACCAAACTCAACATCATTACCTGCACACCTATTGTCTGCGACACAAATTGCGCTGAT GGTTACGAATATGAGGCTGATCCCAAAAAGTGCTGCGGAAAGTGTGTTCAGAAGAGCTGTATTTTCACCACACCTGACAACACAATGAAAGTCATTGAG GTCAATGGCACTTACGTTCCACCTGGTGACAAGTGTGTGAAATACACCTGTGAGAAGATCAATGGACAGTTTTTCACCAAGGAAACCACGACCTCTTGTCCACACTATGACCCCTCTGAGTGTGAACCT GGCACCGAGACAACTGACGCTAATGGATGCTGCAAGAGCT gcaAGCTGAAGAGCGTCTGTGAGGTCAAGAGTAAGGAGACAGTCATCGAGGTGAACAACTGCAGGAGCCCGCAGCCCGTCAACATGACGTCCTGCGCCGGACAATGTGGAAGCTCGTCCAT ataCTCTGCAGCAGCTAACACCATGATGCACCAGTGCGAGTGTTGCCGAGAAGCCAAAACCAGTCAGAGGCAGGTGGAGCTGACCTGCGCCGACGGCTCCAAGGTCCAGCACAGCTACACCATGGTGGAGACGTGCAGCTGCGCCAAAGCAGAGTGTGTGCCAGGAGTAACATCCAAACCACAGCGCCGCAGGAGGCGTTGA